A genomic region of Rhizobium sp. NXC24 contains the following coding sequences:
- a CDS encoding sugar O-acetyltransferase, which produces MGRSERQKMAAGEWYRCLDPELDALRALAREAVHQHNTMPPGERGGIGPALSMLFADVGEGVFIEAPFHCSYGMNISLGPRVYFNAGCTILDNAPVRIGGGSMLGPGVHIYCAEHHKDPVQRRAGLEITRPVEIGRDVWIGGGAIILGGVTIGDGAIVGAGAVVTKDVAAGTTVIGNPARALHAK; this is translated from the coding sequence TGGTATCGCTGCCTCGATCCGGAACTTGATGCCCTGCGCGCACTTGCCCGGGAGGCTGTGCATCAGCATAACACCATGCCGCCGGGTGAGCGCGGCGGTATTGGTCCCGCGCTGTCCATGCTGTTTGCCGATGTGGGCGAGGGCGTGTTCATCGAAGCGCCGTTTCATTGCTCCTATGGCATGAACATCTCGCTCGGCCCGCGCGTCTATTTCAATGCCGGATGCACTATTCTCGATAACGCCCCGGTGCGCATCGGCGGCGGCAGTATGCTGGGGCCGGGTGTTCACATATATTGTGCCGAGCACCACAAGGATCCGGTGCAGCGGCGCGCAGGGTTGGAAATCACGCGGCCGGTTGAGATCGGCCGGGATGTCTGGATCGGCGGCGGCGCCATCATCCTCGGCGGGGTAACCATCGGCGATGGAGCGATCGTCGGAGCAGGCGCCGTCGTTACCAAGGATGTCGCGGCAGGTACGACCGTGATAGGCAATCCTGCGAGGGCTTTGCACGCCAAATAG
- a CDS encoding porin: protein MNIKSLLLGSAAALAAASGAHAADAIVAAEPEPLEYVRICDAYGAGYFFIPGTETCLKVGGKVRTEGEWYNAYNRDSHQGTLWHTRAELNVDTATDTEYGPLKTETIVRWDWNDGNSTSTNLLWSYISLGGFTVGKKDSAYNLYIGYAGDVINDDVIYDGPYELNQLTYNYDAGNGFTAVISLEDSNSSGSGASYGASWWTDDKADHYAPDVVAGAGYKAGAWSFKVVGGYDSIVEEGAVKARVDADFGAFSAFLMGGWNTDGDKLNKYAGTNQDISACTAPNGTVNESKCGWGDWAVWGGVGVPINDKLKWNVQLAYTDSKIFEATSNLKFNPVKDLLIEPEVTYVHYDYAKDDTVSGILRFERNF, encoded by the coding sequence ATGAACATCAAGAGCCTTCTTCTCGGCTCCGCTGCCGCGCTTGCAGCAGCATCCGGCGCTCACGCGGCCGACGCCATTGTCGCCGCCGAGCCGGAGCCCCTCGAATACGTTCGCATCTGCGACGCATACGGTGCAGGCTACTTCTTCATTCCGGGCACCGAAACCTGCCTCAAGGTTGGCGGCAAGGTTCGTACGGAAGGTGAGTGGTACAACGCTTACAACCGTGACAGCCACCAGGGCACGCTCTGGCACACCCGCGCCGAGCTGAACGTCGATACCGCGACCGACACCGAATACGGTCCATTGAAGACAGAAACCATCGTTCGCTGGGACTGGAACGACGGCAACTCCACCAGCACCAACCTGCTGTGGTCCTACATCAGCCTCGGTGGCTTCACCGTCGGTAAGAAGGACTCGGCCTACAACCTCTACATCGGTTACGCCGGCGACGTCATCAACGACGATGTGATCTATGACGGTCCGTACGAACTGAACCAGTTGACCTACAACTATGACGCCGGCAACGGCTTCACGGCGGTCATCTCGCTCGAAGATTCCAATTCCAGCGGCTCGGGCGCTTCTTACGGCGCAAGCTGGTGGACGGATGACAAGGCCGATCACTACGCGCCGGACGTCGTGGCCGGTGCTGGTTACAAAGCCGGTGCATGGTCCTTCAAGGTTGTCGGCGGTTATGACTCGATCGTCGAAGAAGGTGCTGTCAAGGCCCGCGTCGATGCGGACTTCGGTGCATTTTCGGCTTTCTTGATGGGCGGCTGGAACACCGACGGCGACAAGCTCAACAAGTATGCCGGTACCAACCAGGATATCTCCGCTTGCACGGCGCCGAACGGCACTGTGAACGAATCCAAATGCGGTTGGGGTGATTGGGCTGTTTGGGGTGGCGTTGGCGTTCCGATCAACGACAAGCTGAAGTGGAACGTGCAGCTTGCCTACACTGACTCGAAGATCTTCGAAGCGACCTCGAACCTCAAGTTCAATCCGGTCAAGGATCTGCTGATCGAGCCGGAAGTGACTTACGTTCACTATGATTATGCCAAGGACGATACCGTCTCCGGCATCCTCCGCTTCGAGCGCAACTTCTGA
- a CDS encoding protein-L-isoaspartate O-methyltransferase has product MMDFEAARVKMVENQIRTTDVTSHSVLNAFLTVPRENFVPEKSKLLAYIDNDIEVSPAASGKPARFLMEASPLAKLLQLGEITKEDKVIDVGCGTGYVSALLSILAGTVVALESDEALAAEAKANLAALGQANVTVVTGELEKGHAGSGPYDVIFVDGSVEEVPQVLLDQLGEGGRLIVVLGYGHAARATVFIRERGALSENVFFNASVKPLPGFAKAKAFVF; this is encoded by the coding sequence ATGATGGATTTCGAAGCAGCACGCGTGAAAATGGTCGAGAACCAGATCCGCACGACGGATGTCACCTCCCATTCCGTGTTGAACGCGTTTTTGACGGTACCGCGCGAGAATTTCGTGCCGGAGAAGTCGAAGCTCCTGGCCTACATCGACAATGACATTGAGGTCAGCCCCGCAGCTTCCGGCAAGCCGGCGCGTTTCCTGATGGAAGCCTCGCCGCTGGCAAAGCTGCTGCAGCTCGGTGAAATCACCAAGGAAGACAAGGTTATCGATGTCGGCTGCGGCACGGGTTACGTCTCGGCACTCCTGTCGATCCTTGCAGGCACCGTTGTCGCACTTGAATCCGATGAGGCGCTGGCTGCAGAAGCCAAGGCCAATCTCGCCGCGCTCGGTCAGGCAAACGTGACCGTCGTTACCGGCGAGTTGGAAAAGGGCCATGCCGGCAGCGGTCCCTATGACGTGATTTTCGTCGATGGTTCGGTCGAAGAAGTGCCGCAGGTGCTTCTTGACCAGCTTGGCGAAGGTGGCCGGTTGATCGTCGTCCTCGGCTATGGCCACGCCGCGCGCGCCACCGTCTTCATACGCGAGCGTGGCGCCCTTTCCGAAAACGTCTTCTTCAACGCTTCGGTCAAACCGCTGCCGGGCTTTGCCAAGGCCAAGGCATTCGTATTCTGA
- a CDS encoding DUF2497 domain-containing protein, giving the protein MAQPSVVREPSMEEILASIRRIIENNEPGAGKSISPSLPAVYTLADDEQDDDIHLTVDDQFAAAEMDDVPSAAAAVPEPRFVAANSQIPMREPEAPARTMSLADVAARVRAASERNAAQLNSARETPQPRELPPAMAARLAEPRVDPVADVPLRSAIAEAPAPAVTSPVVAPPAAALLAEAVVAPAKIEPQPESIEERKAAAIAPTAAASVEMPVFNQPPSTTAADRYLPQVQAELTSSLMSEAAGAQVARSFGELAAAIDGSERRSLDEIAQEMLRPMLQEWLDDNLPTLVERLVREEIERVARGPRR; this is encoded by the coding sequence ATGGCTCAGCCAAGTGTAGTGCGTGAACCGTCCATGGAAGAGATTCTGGCGTCGATCCGCCGGATCATCGAGAACAACGAGCCCGGCGCCGGCAAATCCATTTCGCCGTCTCTGCCTGCTGTTTATACCCTTGCCGATGATGAGCAGGATGACGATATCCACCTGACGGTCGATGATCAATTTGCTGCTGCCGAAATGGATGACGTGCCGTCGGCCGCAGCCGCTGTCCCCGAGCCGCGTTTTGTCGCCGCCAATTCGCAGATTCCGATGCGCGAGCCGGAAGCGCCCGCCCGCACCATGTCGCTCGCCGATGTCGCCGCGCGCGTTCGTGCCGCTTCCGAGCGCAATGCCGCACAACTGAATTCGGCGCGCGAAACGCCGCAACCGCGCGAATTGCCGCCGGCCATGGCCGCGCGTCTTGCCGAGCCGCGTGTCGATCCGGTCGCCGACGTGCCCTTGCGTAGCGCGATCGCCGAAGCGCCTGCACCGGCAGTGACCTCGCCGGTCGTGGCCCCGCCCGCCGCTGCCCTTCTCGCCGAAGCTGTGGTTGCACCAGCCAAGATCGAACCACAGCCTGAGTCGATCGAAGAGCGCAAGGCTGCTGCCATTGCTCCTACTGCGGCCGCTTCAGTTGAGATGCCGGTTTTCAATCAGCCGCCATCTACGACAGCCGCGGATCGCTACCTGCCGCAAGTGCAGGCTGAGCTTACATCCTCGTTGATGTCGGAAGCGGCCGGTGCGCAGGTTGCCCGTTCCTTCGGCGAGCTCGCGGCTGCCATCGACGGCAGCGAGCGCCGGTCGCTTGACGAAATCGCCCAGGAGATGCTGCGGCCGATGCTGCAGGAATGGCTGGACGATAATCTGCCGACTCTGGTCGAGCGTCTCGTGCGCGAGGAAATCGAACGAGTGGCCCGCGGCCCGCGTCGCTGA
- a CDS encoding valine--tRNA ligase produces the protein MLDKTYDSAAVEPKIAQKWDEADAFRAGANAKPGAESFTIVIPPPNVTGSLHMGHALNNTLQDIMVRFERMRGKDVLWQPGMDHAGIATQMVVERQLMERQQPGRRDMGRDAFIEKVWEWKAESGGLIFNQLKRLGASCDWSRERFTMDEGLSKAVLEVFVTLYKEGLIYRDKRLVNWDPKMLTAISDIEVEQHEVNGHLWHLRYPLEEGVTYQHPIAFDESGKPTEWETRDYLVVATTRPETMLGDTGVAVHPSDERYKAIVGKHVILPIVGRRIPIVADEYPDPTAGTGAVKMTPAHDFNDFDVGRRRGLRVVNILTADAHITIKDNEDFLEGVDNPAALHGAWDELEGKDRFEARKIIVRIFEEAGLLDKIEPHKHTIPHGDRGGVPIEPRLTEQWYVDAKTLAEPAIASVREGRTKLVPKSWDKTYYDWMENIQPWCISRQLWWGHQIPAWYGPDGQVFVEKTEEEALQAAIQHYLSHEGPMKAYVEDLLENFRPGEILTRDEDVLDTWFSSALWPFSTLGWPDETPELERYYPTNVLVTGFDIIFFWVARMMMMGLHFMQDENGEPVEPFHTVYVHALVRDKNGQKMSKSKGNVIDPLELIDQYGADSLRFTLAIMAAQGRDVKLDPARIAGYRNFGTKLWNATRFAEMNGAKSDPHFVPEAAELTVNRWILTELARTERDVTEALEAYRFNDAAGSLYRFIWNQFCDWYLELLKPVFSGDDENAKAEAQSCAAYVLEETYKLLHPFMPFMTEELWAHTAGEGRERHGLICHADWPAPSYADDVAADEINWLIDLVSGLRSVRSEMNVPPAATAPLVLVGANSLTRERLFRHDAAIKRLARVEKISLSDTAPKGAAQIIVGEATACLPLGNLIDLAAEKARLEKGIAKNEQEMARIVGKLSNEKFVANANPDVVAAERERLGELEGQLSSLKVALDRVSEAG, from the coding sequence ATGCTCGACAAGACCTATGATTCCGCCGCCGTCGAACCGAAGATCGCCCAGAAATGGGATGAGGCCGACGCCTTTCGCGCTGGTGCGAACGCCAAGCCCGGCGCGGAAAGCTTCACCATCGTCATCCCGCCGCCGAATGTCACCGGTTCGCTGCACATGGGCCATGCGCTGAACAACACGCTGCAGGACATTATGGTGCGGTTCGAGCGCATGCGCGGCAAGGATGTGCTCTGGCAGCCGGGCATGGACCATGCCGGCATTGCCACGCAGATGGTTGTCGAACGCCAGTTGATGGAGAGGCAGCAGCCCGGCCGCCGCGACATGGGTCGTGACGCCTTCATCGAAAAAGTCTGGGAATGGAAGGCGGAATCGGGCGGCCTGATCTTCAACCAGTTGAAGCGCCTGGGCGCTTCCTGCGATTGGTCGCGCGAACGCTTCACAATGGACGAGGGCCTGTCCAAGGCTGTTCTCGAAGTCTTCGTCACGCTCTACAAGGAAGGACTGATCTATCGCGACAAGCGGCTGGTCAACTGGGATCCAAAAATGCTGACGGCGATTTCGGATATCGAAGTCGAGCAGCATGAGGTCAACGGCCATCTCTGGCATCTGCGCTATCCGCTCGAAGAAGGCGTCACCTATCAACATCCGATCGCTTTCGATGAAAGTGGCAAGCCGACGGAATGGGAAACGCGCGACTATCTCGTTGTCGCCACCACCCGCCCGGAGACCATGCTCGGCGATACCGGCGTCGCCGTTCATCCGAGTGACGAGCGCTACAAGGCGATCGTCGGCAAGCATGTTATCCTGCCGATCGTCGGCCGGCGCATTCCGATCGTTGCCGACGAATATCCGGATCCGACCGCGGGTACCGGCGCCGTCAAGATGACGCCGGCGCATGATTTTAACGACTTCGACGTCGGCCGGCGTCGCGGCCTGCGCGTCGTCAATATCCTGACAGCCGATGCCCATATCACCATCAAGGATAACGAGGATTTCCTCGAAGGTGTCGACAATCCGGCGGCGTTGCATGGCGCCTGGGATGAGCTTGAGGGTAAGGATCGTTTCGAAGCCCGCAAGATCATCGTCCGCATCTTCGAAGAGGCTGGTCTGCTCGATAAGATCGAGCCGCACAAGCATACCATCCCGCATGGTGACCGTGGTGGTGTGCCGATCGAACCGCGCTTGACCGAACAATGGTATGTCGATGCCAAGACGCTTGCCGAACCGGCAATCGCCTCCGTTCGCGAAGGCCGCACCAAGCTCGTTCCGAAGAGCTGGGACAAGACCTATTACGACTGGATGGAGAACATCCAGCCCTGGTGCATTTCCCGACAGCTCTGGTGGGGCCACCAGATCCCGGCATGGTATGGTCCGGACGGTCAGGTCTTCGTCGAGAAGACGGAAGAAGAGGCGCTGCAGGCCGCCATCCAGCATTATCTTTCGCATGAAGGGCCGATGAAGGCCTATGTCGAGGACTTGCTGGAAAACTTCAGGCCGGGCGAAATCCTGACGCGTGACGAAGACGTGCTCGATACCTGGTTCTCCTCGGCGCTCTGGCCGTTCTCGACGCTCGGCTGGCCGGATGAGACGCCGGAACTGGAGCGCTACTATCCGACCAATGTGCTGGTCACCGGCTTCGACATCATCTTCTTCTGGGTTGCCCGCATGATGATGATGGGCCTGCATTTCATGCAGGACGAAAACGGCGAGCCCGTCGAGCCTTTCCACACGGTCTATGTTCACGCCCTAGTGCGCGATAAGAACGGGCAGAAGATGTCGAAGTCCAAGGGCAACGTCATCGATCCGCTCGAACTGATCGACCAGTACGGCGCCGATTCCCTGCGCTTTACGCTGGCGATCATGGCGGCGCAGGGTCGCGACGTGAAGCTCGATCCGGCCCGCATCGCCGGCTACCGTAATTTCGGCACCAAGCTTTGGAACGCTACGCGCTTTGCCGAGATGAACGGCGCGAAGAGTGATCCGCATTTTGTCCCGGAAGCAGCCGAACTCACTGTCAACCGCTGGATCCTGACGGAGCTTGCCCGCACTGAGCGTGATGTTACCGAAGCGTTGGAGGCCTATCGTTTCAATGATGCCGCCGGCTCGCTCTATCGCTTCATCTGGAACCAGTTCTGCGACTGGTATCTCGAACTCTTGAAGCCCGTGTTCAGCGGTGACGACGAGAACGCCAAGGCGGAGGCGCAATCCTGCGCCGCCTACGTTCTGGAAGAGACCTATAAGCTGCTGCATCCCTTCATGCCCTTCATGACCGAAGAGCTGTGGGCGCATACGGCAGGCGAGGGCAGGGAACGCCATGGCCTGATCTGCCATGCGGACTGGCCGGCGCCCTCCTATGCCGACGATGTCGCTGCCGATGAGATCAACTGGTTGATCGATCTCGTCTCAGGTTTGCGCTCCGTACGCTCGGAAATGAACGTGCCGCCGGCCGCCACCGCGCCGCTGGTGCTCGTCGGCGCCAACAGCCTGACGCGCGAACGCCTGTTCCGCCATGACGCGGCGATCAAGCGGCTGGCGCGTGTCGAGAAGATTTCGCTCTCCGACACCGCGCCGAAGGGTGCGGCGCAGATCATCGTCGGCGAAGCGACAGCCTGCCTGCCGCTCGGTAACCTCATCGACCTCGCTGCCGAAAAGGCGCGTCTCGAAAAGGGGATCGCCAAAAACGAACAGGAAATGGCCCGCATCGTCGGCAAGCTCTCGAACGAGAAGTTCGTCGCCAATGCTAACCCGGATGTCGTCGCCGCCGAGCGCGAGCGCTTGGGCGAACTCGAAGGCCAACTTTCGAGCCTCAAGGTTGCGCTTGACCGGGTCAGCGAAGCCGGCTGA
- a CDS encoding OmpP1/FadL family transporter, with translation MAFRIALRGAFAFIIGSSFASAAFAGGLDRAGYDIDLLFDKGRYVFESGVTYVMPDRKLKNAKDIDPTDGNLNGRPHSVDAGENFAVPYIGFKIGITDDIDCMADYSEPFGAHTNPGLNWAGANNEIETKVRTHNYAATCSYKFDAGPGQLRLIGGGFYQEVSGYKSRLVSVVPAPFSAVYDGVGSLDVDGHGWGWRAGLAYEIPEYALRTSLVYNSRVKYDNLKGTVDLTELPPVRAFFGKATSVFGSADAPDSLEWKVQSGIAPDWLAFGSVKWTNWSVLQSIALCPTSTRGISCHTGGATELTSLDLLYQDGWTVTGGIGHKFNDQWSGALSLSWDRGTSQGYGLSSDTWTLGAGLSYKPTEHVEFTFAGALGLLTSGKSGTITSNGITYGNDATYSYGNDLVAALSTSMKVRF, from the coding sequence ATGGCATTTCGTATTGCGCTGAGGGGCGCATTTGCATTCATTATCGGCTCGTCATTCGCCAGCGCCGCTTTTGCGGGCGGGCTTGATCGCGCCGGCTACGATATTGACTTACTTTTCGATAAGGGACGTTACGTTTTCGAGTCCGGCGTGACCTATGTGATGCCCGACCGTAAGCTGAAGAATGCAAAGGACATCGATCCGACCGATGGCAACCTCAATGGCCGTCCGCATTCGGTCGATGCCGGCGAGAATTTTGCGGTGCCTTATATCGGCTTCAAGATCGGCATTACCGATGACATCGACTGCATGGCCGATTACTCCGAGCCGTTCGGCGCACACACCAATCCGGGTCTGAACTGGGCCGGCGCCAACAATGAAATCGAGACCAAGGTGCGTACGCACAATTATGCGGCGACCTGCTCTTACAAGTTCGATGCGGGTCCGGGTCAGCTACGCCTGATCGGCGGCGGTTTCTATCAGGAAGTCAGCGGCTACAAGTCCCGTCTGGTCTCCGTCGTTCCCGCTCCGTTTTCCGCCGTCTATGACGGTGTCGGCTCGCTGGATGTCGACGGTCATGGCTGGGGCTGGCGCGCCGGTCTTGCCTATGAGATCCCCGAATATGCCCTCCGTACCAGCCTCGTTTACAACAGCCGGGTCAAATACGATAACCTCAAGGGCACCGTCGATCTGACGGAACTGCCGCCGGTCCGCGCGTTCTTCGGCAAAGCCACGTCCGTCTTCGGTTCGGCCGATGCACCGGACTCCTTGGAATGGAAGGTGCAGAGCGGCATCGCGCCGGACTGGCTGGCCTTCGGTTCGGTCAAGTGGACCAACTGGAGCGTTCTGCAGAGCATCGCGCTTTGCCCGACCTCCACGCGTGGCATATCCTGCCATACGGGCGGCGCGACCGAGCTCACCTCGCTCGATCTGCTTTACCAGGATGGCTGGACGGTCACCGGCGGCATTGGTCATAAGTTCAATGACCAATGGAGCGGCGCGCTCAGCTTGAGCTGGGATCGCGGCACAAGCCAGGGTTATGGCTTGAGCTCGGATACTTGGACGCTCGGTGCTGGTCTTTCCTACAAGCCGACCGAACATGTCGAGTTCACCTTCGCCGGCGCGCTGGGCCTGCTGACCAGCGGCAAATCCGGCACCATCACCTCCAACGGCATCACCTACGGCAATGACGCGACCTACAGCTACGGCAATGATCTCGTCGCGGCATTGTCGACGTCGATGAAGGTTAGATTCTAA
- the exoR gene encoding exopolysaccharide production regulator ExoR, which translates to MFKSEFISARMMMLSLSLATSVALAGQALAFDINAGVTKESGPFDLFKFGFRAYKNGQKEEAVEAYRYAAEKGHTGSRWALANMYADGDGVTQDDFEAFKIYSEIAQQGVEPGSEDTGFFINALLALANYYKTGIANSPVKVDLNQARQLYFQVASTFGVPEAQFQLAQMMLAGEGGSANVQQAKKWLNQARKSGHPGAMSVFGNILFQEGQSVRGLAFMTAALEKCKPKDCPWMQDLQEQAFSIASEDDRRVAVSMAHQLDVAGAE; encoded by the coding sequence ATGTTTAAGTCCGAGTTCATATCAGCGAGAATGATGATGCTCAGCCTGTCGCTTGCCACCTCTGTGGCACTCGCAGGCCAAGCCCTGGCATTCGATATCAATGCGGGTGTCACAAAGGAATCGGGGCCCTTCGATCTCTTCAAATTCGGCTTCCGGGCCTACAAGAATGGCCAGAAGGAAGAGGCGGTCGAAGCCTATCGTTACGCCGCCGAGAAGGGGCACACTGGCTCGCGTTGGGCGCTGGCCAATATGTATGCCGACGGCGATGGCGTGACCCAGGACGATTTCGAAGCCTTCAAGATCTATAGCGAGATCGCCCAGCAGGGTGTAGAGCCCGGCTCCGAAGATACCGGCTTCTTCATCAACGCACTGCTTGCGCTCGCCAATTACTACAAGACCGGCATTGCAAACAGCCCGGTCAAGGTCGACCTCAATCAGGCGCGCCAGCTCTATTTCCAGGTCGCATCGACCTTCGGCGTTCCCGAGGCGCAGTTTCAGCTCGCGCAGATGATGCTGGCAGGTGAGGGCGGCTCGGCCAATGTGCAGCAGGCCAAGAAGTGGCTGAACCAGGCCCGTAAGAGCGGCCATCCCGGCGCAATGTCCGTCTTTGGCAATATTCTCTTCCAGGAAGGCCAGTCAGTGCGCGGCCTCGCCTTCATGACGGCGGCGCTCGAAAAGTGCAAGCCGAAGGATTGTCCATGGATGCAAGACCTGCAGGAGCAGGCCTTCTCGATAGCCAGCGAAGACGACCGTCGCGTCGCCGTTTCCATGGCGCATCAACTGGACGTCGCCGGCGCCGAATAA
- the xth gene encoding exodeoxyribonuclease III, whose amino-acid sequence MKIATWNINGVKARIENLCQWLKDSDPDIVCLQEIKTVDEGFPRFEIEALGYHAETHGQKGFNGVAILSKMKPDEVTRGLPGDDADEQSRFIEAVFSVPGHGALRVCCLYLPNGNPIDTEKYPYKLAWMERLRKFAVGRLELEEPIILAGDYNVIPEPHDCFDPKVWENDALFLPQTRQAFRQLEHLGFTDAVRATTDATKLYSFWDYQAGAWPKNNGIRIDHLMLSPEAADRLTSAAIEKHVRAWEKPSDHVPVIAHFDFQG is encoded by the coding sequence ATGAAGATCGCCACCTGGAACATCAACGGCGTCAAGGCGCGTATCGAGAACCTGTGCCAGTGGCTGAAGGACTCCGATCCCGATATCGTTTGCCTGCAGGAGATCAAGACGGTCGACGAAGGCTTTCCGCGCTTTGAGATTGAAGCGCTGGGCTATCACGCCGAGACGCATGGGCAGAAGGGTTTCAACGGCGTGGCGATCCTGTCCAAGATGAAGCCCGACGAAGTGACGCGCGGCCTGCCTGGCGATGACGCCGATGAGCAGTCCCGCTTCATCGAAGCGGTGTTCTCTGTGCCGGGGCATGGCGCGCTTCGTGTCTGCTGCCTGTATCTACCGAACGGCAATCCCATCGATACGGAAAAATATCCCTACAAGCTCGCGTGGATGGAACGCCTGCGGAAATTCGCCGTCGGTCGGCTGGAGCTTGAGGAGCCGATCATCCTCGCCGGCGACTACAACGTCATCCCGGAACCGCATGATTGTTTCGATCCGAAAGTCTGGGAAAACGATGCGCTGTTCCTGCCGCAAACCCGCCAGGCTTTCCGCCAGCTCGAGCATCTCGGCTTCACCGATGCGGTGCGCGCCACGACGGACGCGACCAAGCTTTATTCCTTCTGGGATTACCAGGCGGGCGCCTGGCCGAAGAACAACGGCATTCGCATCGATCACCTAATGCTTTCGCCGGAAGCGGCCGATCGCCTGACGTCGGCTGCAATCGAAAAGCACGTGCGTGCCTGGGAAAAGCCGTCGGACCACGTTCCCGTCATTGCGCATTTCGATTTTCAAGGCTGA
- the erpA gene encoding iron-sulfur cluster insertion protein ErpA, with the protein MTETSVTLSDAAAKRIAAIVSAETGKRALRVAVEGGGCSGFSYKFDLADGPQEDDIVVEKGNATVLIDQLSLVYMAGSEIDFVDNLLGQSFQIKNPNAVASCGCGTSFSI; encoded by the coding sequence ATGACTGAGACGAGTGTAACCCTATCGGATGCAGCGGCAAAGCGAATCGCCGCCATCGTCAGCGCCGAAACCGGCAAGCGAGCGCTTCGCGTCGCCGTCGAAGGCGGCGGCTGCTCCGGCTTCTCCTACAAATTCGATCTTGCCGACGGACCGCAAGAAGATGATATCGTTGTCGAAAAGGGCAACGCTACGGTACTGATCGACCAATTGTCGCTGGTCTATATGGCCGGCTCCGAGATCGATTTCGTCGATAATCTGCTCGGTCAGTCCTTTCAGATCAAGAATCCGAATGCGGTCGCAAGCTGCGGCTGCGGCACGAGTTTTTCGATCTGA
- a CDS encoding deoxyguanosinetriphosphate triphosphohydrolase translates to MTIDRHALGFGYGERAIYATDPRESRGRLYEEGSSPTRSDFQRDRDRIVHTTAFRRLKHKTQVFIAQDGDHYRTRLTHTIEVAQIARALARALKLDEDLAEGVALVHDFGHTPFGHTGEDALHEVLLPYGGFDHNAQSLRIVTKLERRYAEFDGLNLTWETLEGLVKHNGPLLTSDGKGTRGPVPQPILDYCEIHDLEIATFASLEAQVAAIADDIAYNTHDIDDGLRSGYLNFEMLEEIPFLSALMAEVRALYPHLEPSRFTHEIMRRQITRMVEDVISVAQKALGEIRPSNVADIRAAGRIIATFSPEMAETDKQIKQMLFKRIYRHPDIMRIRAGAAQIVTDLFRAYMDNPQEMQSHYWVDHIAGLAVAAKARHVGDYLAGMTDTYAISAHRRLFDQTPDLR, encoded by the coding sequence ATGACGATCGACAGGCATGCATTGGGTTTCGGTTATGGTGAGCGGGCTATCTATGCGACCGATCCCCGGGAATCGCGTGGACGGCTTTATGAAGAGGGATCGAGCCCGACGCGCTCCGATTTCCAACGCGACCGCGATCGCATCGTGCATACCACCGCTTTCCGACGGCTGAAGCACAAGACGCAGGTTTTTATCGCGCAGGATGGCGATCACTATCGTACGCGCCTGACGCACACGATCGAGGTGGCGCAGATCGCCCGCGCCTTGGCGCGCGCCCTGAAGCTCGACGAGGATCTTGCCGAAGGCGTGGCGCTCGTCCACGATTTCGGCCACACCCCCTTCGGCCACACCGGTGAAGACGCGCTGCATGAGGTGCTGCTGCCCTATGGCGGCTTCGATCACAACGCGCAATCGCTGCGCATTGTGACGAAGCTCGAGCGGCGTTATGCCGAATTCGATGGTTTGAATCTCACCTGGGAAACGTTGGAGGGGCTGGTCAAGCACAACGGTCCGCTGCTGACATCAGATGGCAAGGGCACGCGCGGCCCCGTGCCGCAGCCGATCCTCGACTATTGCGAAATCCACGATCTGGAGATTGCGACCTTTGCGAGCCTTGAGGCGCAGGTGGCGGCAATCGCTGACGACATCGCTTACAATACCCATGACATCGATGACGGCCTGCGCTCCGGCTATCTGAATTTCGAGATGCTGGAGGAGATTCCATTTCTTTCGGCGCTGATGGCCGAGGTGAGGGCGCTTTATCCGCATCTGGAGCCGAGTCGCTTCACGCATGAGATTATGCGCCGGCAGATCACCCGCATGGTGGAGGATGTGATCTCCGTTGCGCAAAAAGCGCTGGGCGAGATCAGGCCGAGCAACGTTGCCGATATCCGCGCTGCTGGCCGCATCATCGCCACCTTCTCTCCGGAAATGGCCGAGACGGACAAGCAGATCAAGCAGATGCTCTTCAAACGTATCTACCGCCATCCGGATATTATGCGCATCCGCGCCGGCGCAGCACAGATCGTCACCGATCTGTTCCGCGCCTATATGGACAATCCCCAGGAGATGCAGAGCCATTATTGGGTCGACCATATCGCCGGCCTCGCCGTTGCCGCCAAGGCTCGCCATGTCGGCGACTATCTAGCGGGGATGACCGATACCTACGCCATCAGCGCCCACAGGCGTTTGTTTGACCAGACTCCCGATTTGCGATAG